One genomic window of Equus caballus isolate H_3958 breed thoroughbred chromosome 6, TB-T2T, whole genome shotgun sequence includes the following:
- the LRTM2 gene encoding leucine-rich repeat and transmembrane domain-containing protein 2: MLAPGSGPEQRTRLAVQWRHISWITCWVTLYAVEALPACPFSCKCDSRSLEVDCSGLGLTMVPPDLPAATRTLLLLNNKLSVLPSWAFANLSSLQRLDLSNNFLDQLPSSIFGDLTNLTELQLRNNSIRTLDRDLLQHCPRLRHLDLSINGLAQLPPGLFDGLPALRSLSLRSNRLQNLDRLTFEPLVSLQLLQVGDNPWECDCSLRDFKHWMEWFSYRGGRLDQLACTLPKELRGKDMRVVPMEMFNYCSQLEDENSSAGLDIPGPPCTKASPEPAKPKPGAEPEPEPSTACPQKQRYRPVSVRRAIGTVIIAGVVCGIVCIMMVVAAAYGCIYASLMAKYHRELKKRQPLMGDPEGEHEDQKQISSVA, encoded by the exons GGATCACCTGCTGGGTCACCCTGTATGCTGTGGaggccctccctgcctgccctttCTCCTGTAAATGTGACAGCCGCAGCCTGGAGGTAGATTGTAGTGGGCTAGGCCTCACCATGGTGCCCCCGGACTTGCCTGCTGCCACCCGAACCCTCTTGCTCTTGAACAACAAGCTGAGTGTCCTGCCAAGCTGGGCGTTCGCTAATCTATCCAGCCTGCAGCGGCTGGACCTATCCAACAACTTCCTGGACCAGCTGCCCAGCTCCATTTTCGGGGACCTGACAAATCTGACGGAGCTGCAGCTGCGCAATAACAGCATCAGGACCCTGGACAGGGACCTGCTGCAGCACTGCCCCCGGCTCCGCCACCTGGACCTGTCCATCAACGGCCTGGCCCAGCTGCCCCCTGGCCTCTTCGATGGGCTCCCGGCGCTGCGCTCCTTATCACTTCGCTCCAACCGCCTGCAGAACCTGGACCGGCTGACATTTGAACCCCTAGtgagcctgcagctgctgcaggttGGGGACAACCCCTGGGAGTGTGACTGTAGCCTGCGTGATTTCAAGCACTGGATGGAGTGGTTCTCCTACCGAG GGGGGCGCCTGGACCAGCTTGCCTGCACCCTACCCAAGGAGCTGAGGGGGAAGGACATGCGGGTCGTCCCCATGGAGATGTTCAACTACTGCTCCCAGTTGGAGGATGAGAATAGCTCAGCTGGGCTGGATATCCCTGGGCCACCCTGCACCAAGGCTAGCCCAGAACCTGCTAAGCCCAAGCCAGGGGccgagcccgagcccgagcccaGCACAGCCTGCCCCCAGAAGCAGAGGTACCGGCCAGTGAGCGTGCGGCGGGCCATCGGCACGGTAATCATCGCAGGGGTCGTCTGCGGCATCGTCTGCATCATGATGGTGGTGGCTGCTGCCTATGGCTGCATCTACGCCTCTCTCATGGCCAAGTACCACCGGGAGCTCAAAAAGCGCCAGCCCCTGATGGGGGACCCAGAGGGAGAGCACGAAGACCAGAAGCAGATCTCTTCTGTGGCGTGA